CCCCGGCCGACACACCGCTGCCGACACCCCGGCCAGCACACCCCGGCCGACACACCGCGGCCGGCACCGAGCGGCGGGGCGAGCGGAGCAGGACCCGCGCGGGGACGGGCTCAGCCCGCCCCCGTGCTGCCGAGGCAGAGCCGGAAGGACCCGGGCGAACGGCGACCGGGGCGGGCCGGGCAACCGGCCTCGCCGGCTATCGCGGGGCGGGCTCGCTGTGGGTACCCCACCGGTCGTCGTGCCGGGCGAGGCGCAGGGGGCGGCGGTGGCGCCAGCCGTGGCGTTCGAGGTCGGGTGTGTCCTCGAGGTGGGTGACCGGGCCGACGCACAGCCAGGCGATCGGCCGGATGGTGGCCGGGATGCCGAGCAGGTCGCGGACGAACTCCTCGCGGTAGAACGACACCCAGCCGACGCCGAGCCGTTCCGCGGTCGCGGCCAGCCACAGGTTCTGCACGGCGAGGCAGGCGGAGTAGAGCCCGGCGTCCGCGATCGCGTGCCGTCCGAGCACGGCCGGGCCGCCCCGGTCCGGGTCGTAGGTGACCACGATCGACAGCGTCGACTCCAGCACGCCGTCGATCTTGATGCGGGCGAACCGGGCCGCCGCGTCCGCGTCCAGCGTGGCCGCGAACACCTCGCGCTCCCGGCGTACGTGGTCGTGGAACCCCTCCCGGGTCGCGCGGCCGCGGACGATCACGAAGTCCCACGGCTGGGACAGTCCCACGCTCGGTGCCGCGTGTGCGGCGCCGAGCACCCGGTCGAGCACGGCGTCCGGTACCGGTTCACCGGTGAACTGGCCGCGGACGTCCCGGCGACGGTGGATGATCTCGTACAGGTCATGGTTCACGGCAGGCTCCCGCTGCGGTCCGGCCCCGGGCATGCCGGGGTCATCAGGCGCGAGGCCGGTCTTCGGACTCCCGGATCGTCACCTCACCGCCCGCCTTCCCAGCCGGTCAGGGCCAGTGGCCGCGCGTACGCGCATGGGCGGCAGCTCCCCGGTCACCGCGGCGGGCCCGTGCCGGATTCACACCGGCTTCCCGATTCTCCCCGCCGTCGCCGGCCGGGCACCTCGCAACAAAGTTCGTGCCATCCGGCACCCTACCCGCCCGCGAGGACCAGATCACAAGCCCATCCGGCGGTACGTACGCGCGTGCGCCCTCCCCGGCCGGCGAAAGCACGCGAGCACTCAGATGACCACCCGCGCACCACGACCAGGGTGATCATTGACCGATGCGAAAGTGAGGTCGTCCGGCCCTCGCGACGACCTTTTCGCATCGGTCGATGATCGCCGCGGCACGCCGCCCAGCGGTGAGCGCGGGCGGGCCGGTGTGGGCCCGGGTGGTGACGTGATCTCGGGGGTGTGGCGGGCGGGTGACGCGGGTGGACATTAGGGTCGAGGCAAGACGTCCTCATGCGCGAAACCCGAGGAGACCGCCGTGTCTGTTCACCCCCGTGCCGGCCAGCCCGCGGAGCCGGGCGACCTGATCGATGTGGCGGAGTTGCTCGCCGCCTATCGCGACCGGCATCCGGATGTGAACGTGCCCGCGCAGCAGGTGGCGTTCGGGACGTCCGGCCATCGTGGGTCGTCGCTGAATTCCGCGTTCAACGAGGACCACATCGTGGCGATCAGCCAGGCGATCTGTGAGTACCGGGAGGAGCAGGGCGTCGACGGCCCGCTGTTCATCGGGCGGGACACGCACGCGCTGTCCGAGCCGGCCACGACAAGCGCGGTCGAGGTGTTCGCGGCGAACGGCGTGACCGTGCTGCTGGACAGCCGGGACGGGTTCACGCCGACGCCGGCGCTGTCGCATGCGATCCTGACCGCGAACCGCGGCCGGCGCACCGGGCTCGCGGACGGTGTGGTCGTCACGCCGTCGCACAACCCGCCGGCGGACGGCGGGTTCAAGTACAACCCGCCGAACGGCGGCCCGGCCGACACGGACGCCACGAAGTGGATCCAGGACCGGGCGAACGCGCTGATCGCGGACGGGCTGACCGGGGTGCGCCGGATGCCGTACGCGCGGGCGGTCAACGCGGACACCACCGGCCGGTACGACTATCTGGCCTCCTACGTGGACGACCTGCCGTCCGTGCTCGACCTGGACGCGGTGCGCGACGCGGGCGTGCGGATCGGCGCGGACCCGCTCGGCGGCGCCAGCGTGGCGTACTGGGGGGAGATCGCGGACCGGCACCGTCTGGACCTGACCGTGGTCAACCCGGAGACGGACCCGGCCTGGCCGTTCATGACGCTGGACTGGGACGGCAAGATCCGGATGGACTGTTCCTCGCCGTACGCGATGGCGTCGCTGATCGGCAAGCGCGACGCGTACCAGATCGCCACCGGCAACGACGCGGACGCGGACCGGCACGGCATCGTCACGCCGGACGGCGGCCTGATGAACCCGAACCACTATCTCGCGGTCGCGATCCAGTACCTCTACGGCTCCCGGTCCGGCTGGTCCGCGGACGCCGCGGTGGGCAAGACGCTCGTCTCGTCCTCGATGATCAACCGGGTGGCCGCGTCGCTCGGCCGCCGGCTGGTCGAGGTCCCGGTCGGCTTCAAGTGGTTCGTCCCCGGCCTGCTCGACGGCTCGGTCGCGTTCGGCGGCGAGGAGAGCGCCGGCGCCTCGTTCCTGCGCCGCGACGGCTCGGTCTGGACCACCGACAAGGACGGCATCCTGCTCTGCCTGCTCGCCTCCGAGATCCAGGCGGTGACCGGCAGGTCGCCGTCCCAGCACTACGGCGAGCTGGTCGCGCGGTTCGGCGCGCCGTCCTACGCGCGGATCGACGCGCCCGCCACCCGCGAGGAGAAGGCGGTCCTGGCCAAGCTCTCCCCGTCCCAGGTCACCGCGACCTCGCTGGCCGGCGAGCCGATCACGGCCACGCTCACGTCGGCGCCCGGCAACGGCGCCGCGCTGGGCGGCCTGAAGGTCACGACCGAGAACGGCTGGTTCGCGGCCCGCCCGTCCGGCACCGAGGACGTCTACAAGATCTACGCGGAGTCCTTCAAGGGCGACGACCACCTGGCCCAGAT
This genomic window from Catenuloplanes niger contains:
- the bluB gene encoding 5,6-dimethylbenzimidazole synthase, which gives rise to MNHDLYEIIHRRRDVRGQFTGEPVPDAVLDRVLGAAHAAPSVGLSQPWDFVIVRGRATREGFHDHVRREREVFAATLDADAAARFARIKIDGVLESTLSIVVTYDPDRGGPAVLGRHAIADAGLYSACLAVQNLWLAATAERLGVGWVSFYREEFVRDLLGIPATIRPIAWLCVGPVTHLEDTPDLERHGWRHRRPLRLARHDDRWGTHSEPAPR
- the pgm gene encoding phosphoglucomutase (alpha-D-glucose-1,6-bisphosphate-dependent), giving the protein MSVHPRAGQPAEPGDLIDVAELLAAYRDRHPDVNVPAQQVAFGTSGHRGSSLNSAFNEDHIVAISQAICEYREEQGVDGPLFIGRDTHALSEPATTSAVEVFAANGVTVLLDSRDGFTPTPALSHAILTANRGRRTGLADGVVVTPSHNPPADGGFKYNPPNGGPADTDATKWIQDRANALIADGLTGVRRMPYARAVNADTTGRYDYLASYVDDLPSVLDLDAVRDAGVRIGADPLGGASVAYWGEIADRHRLDLTVVNPETDPAWPFMTLDWDGKIRMDCSSPYAMASLIGKRDAYQIATGNDADADRHGIVTPDGGLMNPNHYLAVAIQYLYGSRSGWSADAAVGKTLVSSSMINRVAASLGRRLVEVPVGFKWFVPGLLDGSVAFGGEESAGASFLRRDGSVWTTDKDGILLCLLASEIQAVTGRSPSQHYGELVARFGAPSYARIDAPATREEKAVLAKLSPSQVTATSLAGEPITATLTSAPGNGAALGGLKVTTENGWFAARPSGTEDVYKIYAESFKGDDHLAQIQDEARELVSAALKA